A window of Strigops habroptila isolate Jane chromosome 5, bStrHab1.2.pri, whole genome shotgun sequence genomic DNA:
CTGCAGGCGGGTGAAGGAGGTGCGCGGCTTCTTCTTCTTGGGGGGCGTGCGGTTCTGGTAGGGGTGACCTATACGGCGTGTTACAGTGAAGGGTGAGAGGGCCACTGGGGGGGACACGGGAGGAGGGGGGATGAGAGGCAAAGAAGCAAGCAGCGACATATCAGCAGAGGGGCTCCGGCTCCCGGGCGCTGGGCTGGGCACCCCCCCACTGCGAAGCCGCCGCTTCCCCGCCAACACCGCGCACGGGCTGTAAAacggcggcggcaccggcgaCTTCCCCGGGTGCTGCGGGCACCCGCCGGGCACCGCTCGGGTTTGGCGGCGGGGAAGGCGGCCGCTTGCCCGGTGAAGTGCCCTGCGGGgtgggcgggggggggcggttAGAGGCGGTAGCCGGTCCTGGCGCCGGGCCGGGGCTCTGCGCTTCGTGCGAACGGGACTTGGTTTAATTTCGTTTGGGCAACCTCACCGTGCTCGGCCCCAGCGTTTCGTGCGCGGGAAATAACTTCCCGGGCTAGAAACGGGAGTTGCGAATCGTTGTTTTGTTTAGggtttaaatataatttttcttttttcttccttttttttcccctctttttttttttttttttctttttccctacGAGAAAAATAATTGGCGGAAAAACTCTCGTCCAGGCCAGGTCGGGAAGAGACTCCGTGAAATCCAGCCCAGTGCCTGCCAAGGGAACGGCCCGTCGGTTCGCCCGTGGCCGTGCCTGAGCCAAGCACCATCGGTTCGAAATTAAACGTGAACTTCCAAAAATCGGGCCTCGCTTTCAGCCCCGGGAAGAGGGGCCGGTGCGGGCGCCGCAGGAGCGCAGGGCGATTCTTTTCCCTGTTGCAATtaagttgctttttttgtttgttttcttattttcgTTGTTTTGAGTTTTTGCTTTGTTAGCGCCGAAGGACGAACCCAGGTACCCCTGGAAACGGCGGCGGGTCCGGAAAGCGGCTTCGGCCCGAGCCCTGCTCTGCTCGGGGCTGAAAAAAGTCCTTTTGGCGGAGGAAAAGCTGACCCGAAAACCGCAGCCGGGATTAACCAGCTAGGTTACAGTATGCAGGGGAATAACAGCCGTAGGGCTGCCGACAACGGGCCGGTCTTCCCAGGCAGGCAAGGGCCGGGGCCGTCGGGTTTCCCTTCCCGCCGGGCCGGGCTCTGTCTCCGAAATAACTCGCTGTTTGAAAAAAAACTTTCCCTGGCGTTGGGTCGGGCGCCGGGGAGCGGGCAGCCGTGCCCGGGGCTGTGGAGGCGTGCGGAGTTTGCCATCCCATTTCCTCCCTGCTCACCCTCACCAAGCAGcatccaggggaaaaaaagaaaaaaaaaaaaccaaaacaaaacgaaaacaaaacaaaacccgCCACTAAACCGcgaacaacaaaaataaaataaaaacaaaaattagaaaaatttaaaataattttaaaattataataaaaagcACTTAGGAGGGACTGGATGTGCCTGATTGTCCACCCCTTCTCAGTCCTGGCCTCCTCCGGGATAGACTTCCCAGGGCGATCCAGGCCGCTCTTTCCACCCGGGGCCGGATCCTGCCTCTCCGGTGGGCACCGGCTGCTGCGCCGAGGCCGGGCGGCGCAGAagggagcggggcggcgggagcaggaaagaaagggggggTCCCGGTGTCCCGACTCACCTGTGAACCTGTCTTTTGTGTACCGCCTGTTGCTCTCCATCCAAGGAAAGGTGAGCCCCGTGATACTGTTCATGCCGTTCACTGCTGGCACGGCGGCGGAGAGGGGCTGGTGCACGCCGCCGGCCACCGGGCGATGGGCCGGGACGCGGATCACCCCCCCGGCCGAGCTCAAAGTGTTGCCGTTCATGCTCACCGCCATGTTCACGTTGTAGGAGCCGGGCAGGCCGCCCATGCTGCAGGAGGTGCCGGTGTAGGCGCCGGCAGCACCGCCGCTCGCCCCGTAGCCACCCGTGACCGTGTTGTAAGCGCTGCCCACGATGCAGCCCAACCCGTAGTCCGCCGAGTCCTGCAGCCGCGGGTGCGATACCATGCAGCTGCCCGGCTCCGACGTGTTGAGGATCTGGTCGATGCCGAAGCTGATGGGCTCGGCTTGGCCTTGGTGCAGGTGGTGAGCCCCGAGGTGCTCCATGCCGCCGGCCGGGAGCCGCTGCCGCCGGCCGGCCCCTGCAGCGGAGCCGCGTACAACGCCCCGGGGCACCGGGGCCGGACCTCCGCCCCGGGCCGGGCAGCACAGCCCCGCACCGACCCGAAACACGGCAGCGGAGCCGCGCACAGCCCGGACACGCCGGCTACGCGCTCAGTCCCATAGCACAGCGTTCGCGCACCCCGAGACccagcagcaaaaccacacaCGGCCGGGACACGGCAGCCACACGCTCAGCCCACAAAGCCAACAGCAGAGCCATGCGCAACTGGGGCACGGGAGCTGCACAACCCCGCAGCCCAGGACACGACAGCCGTGCCCCGCCGGGGCGCGGGAGCTGCACACTCGAGACACAACCGCCACGTTCCCCACGTCCCACGGGACCAACAGCCTCCGGGAGCAGGAACGCGACACCCCACCCGCTCCAATGAGTACCAGCA
This region includes:
- the TLX1 gene encoding T-cell leukemia homeobox protein 1, which codes for MEHLGAHHLHQGQAEPISFGIDQILNTSEPGSCMVSHPRLQDSADYGLGCIVGSAYNTVTGGYGASGGAAGAYTGTSCSMGGLPGSYNVNMAVSMNGNTLSSAGGVIRVPAHRPVAGGVHQPLSAAVPAVNGMNSITGLTFPWMESNRRYTKDRFTGHPYQNRTPPKKKKPRTSFTRLQICELEKRFHRQKYLASAERAALAKALKMTDAQVKTWFQNRRTKWRRQTAEEREAERQQANRILMQLQQEAFQKTINQPIQADPICVHNSSLFALQNLQPWSDDSTKITSVTTVASACE